TCTGGTTCGGGCAGGTGATCACGATCGTGACGACGATGGGCTCCATCATGCCGCCCATCGGCATCTGCTGCTACGTCGTGTCCGGCATGTCGGGCATTCCGCTGGGGACCGTTTTTCGCGGCAGCTTCTACTACATGCCGTCCTACGTCGTTTCGATCGTCCTCCTGATGATCTCTCCGTACTGGACCGTCCTCGTCCTGTCGGACCTCGTGAAATAGACCGGCGGGAATTGTCCTCGTGATCGAACGCATCCTGATGCAGGGGAACGACGCCATCGCGCGCGGGCTGGTCGCCGCCGGCTGCGCGGTCGCGGCCTCCTATCCGGGGACGCCCGCCTCCGAGATCCTCTCCTCGATCGATCGCTGGCGGAAAAAGAGCGGCGCGGCGATGCACGTCGAATGGGCGGTGAATGAAAAGGTCGCGCTCGAGATCGCCTACACCGCCGCCATCACGGGCTTGCGCGCCGCGGTCAGCATGAAGCAGGTGGGGTTGAACGTCGCCTCCGACCCGTTGCTGAGCGCCGCCTATCTCGGCGTGACGGGCGGGTTCCTGGTCGTCAGCGCGGACGACCCGGGTCCCCACTCCTCGCAGACGGAGCAGGACAGCCGGCTCCTGGCGATGATGGCGAAGGTGCCGGTCCTCGACCCGGCCTCTCCCGCGCAGGCGATGGCGCTCGCGGGGACCGGGTTCGACCTCTCGGAGGCGTTCGGCGTTCCCGTGATGCTGCGGCCGACGACGCGCGTCTGCCACGCGAGCCAGGACGTCGACGCGCCTCCGTTCCGGCCTCCGGTGCGGGTAGCCCGGTTCGTGAAGGATCCGGCCCGATGGGCGGCGACCCCCGTGTTCCGCAGGAAGCTGCACGACCGCCTCGCCGAAAAGATCGCGGCGATCGCCGCGTGGCCCGCGACCGCCCCGATCCGAATGAACCCGGAGGTTTCGGCGGCGAAGGCCGTGGTGGCCTCGGGCGTCGTGTTCGCGCATGCCGGGGAGCTGTTCGGCGAGCTGGGGATTTCGGACCGGGTCGCGCTGTACCAGGTGATCCAGCCGTACCCGCTGCACGCCGCCTTCATCGACCATCTACTGGAAACGTACGAGGAGATCCTCGTCCTCGAGGAGTCGGCGCCGGTGATCGAGATGCAGGTCGCGGATCGGCGCCGCGTGCGCGGACGGTTGACCGGCGTGGTTCCCGGAACGGGGGAACTGCTGCCCGAGATCGTCGAGCGGCTCCTCTCCCGGTTCGCCGGGCTTCCCGTCCCCGGGGGACCGCTTCCCGTGCAGGGGGGAGGACGGCGGCCGACGCTGTGTCCGGGCTGCGCGCACCGGTCGAGTTTCTACGCCATCCGGAAGGCGGCCCCCGCGGGCATCTATCCGAGCGACATCGGCTGCTACACGCTGGGCATCAACCTCGGCGCCGTCGACACGGTCCTGTGCATGGGGGCCGCGGTCAGCCAGGCGGCCGGTTTCGATTACGCGCACCGGCTCTCCGGGAAACCGGTCGACATCGTCGCCACGATCGGCGACTCGACCTTCTACCACTCCGGGATCCCGCCCCTGATCGACGCCGTCGTCCAGGGGGCGCGATTCGTCCTCGTGATCCTCGACAACGGGACGACCGCGATGACGGGGAACCAGCCGACGCCGGGAACCGGGATCGGCGTGGGCGGGGAGACCACCGCGGCCGTCGACATGGAAGGGCTCGTCCGCGCCTGCGGCGTCCGATTCTGCCGGGTGGCGAACCCCGACCGTCTCCCGGAATTCGTCGCGCTGCTCAAGGAGGCGCTCGTCCATGCCCACGAACGAGGCGTCGCGGTGGTGATCGCCCGGCAACCGTGCGCGATGGTCGCCCGGGCCGCCGGAGGAACGTCGCCAGGTGCGATCGTGGTCACCGGGGAGTGCACCGGGTGCCGGCATTGCGTGGACCGGTTCGAATGCCCGGCCCTGGTCTTCGACGAGGCGTCGAACCGGGTCCGGGTGGACGAGATGATCTGCACCGGCTGCGGCGTGTGCGTCCACGTCTGCCCGGTGGGCGCGATCCGGACGCGGTCGGCCGGGGAGAAGCGTCCATGAATTCCGACGTCGGGAAGCCGCCCATCATCCGGCAGCAGATCGTCCTGTCCGGCGTCGGAGGGCAGGGGGTCCTGTTCCTTTCCCGCCTCCTGGCCGAGGCGGCGATCGCCGGCGGATTCCCGGTGCTCACATCGGAAACGCACGGAATGGCCCAGCGGGGCGGTGTGGTCGTCTCCCACGTGAAGGTGGGCGGATTCGAGAGCCCCCTGGTCCGGACGGGAAGGGCCGACCTGCTCCTGGTCCTCAAGGAGGGAAACGTCGTCCTTCATCGGGAGTTCCTGGCCGACGGCGGCGCCCTGGTCGTCAACGCGCCGGTCTTGACCGATCCCGATTCCCGCGTGCGGGTGCACCCGATCGATGCCGATGCGCTCGCTTTCTCGGCCGGAACTCCGCATGCGGTCAACCTGGTCCTGCTCGGATTCGCGCTTGCGCGGATCGGCGGCGGGACCGTGGGCGGTTTTTTCTGCACGGCGGCGGAGATCCGTGAGGCGCTCTCGCGGCGGCAAGGGGGGGGCGGATCCCGGCTCGCCGCCTCGCTCTCGGCGCTCGATCTTGGAATCACCCATGGAACGTGATAAGAAATCACACCTATGTTGAAACGGTTCCCCCCGAAGTACCGAACGAACGAGGAGCTGCGAGACCTCCAGCTCGCGGGTCTTCGCTGGACCGTCGGGCACGCCTGGAACAACTCCCCCTTCTACCGGAAGCGCCTCGATCTAT
This is a stretch of genomic DNA from Deltaproteobacteria bacterium CG2_30_66_27. It encodes these proteins:
- a CDS encoding indolepyruvate oxidoreductase; amino-acid sequence: MQGNDAIARGLVAAGCAVAASYPGTPASEILSSIDRWRKKSGAAMHVEWAVNEKVALEIAYTAAITGLRAAVSMKQVGLNVASDPLLSAAYLGVTGGFLVVSADDPGPHSSQTEQDSRLLAMMAKVPVLDPASPAQAMALAGTGFDLSEAFGVPVMLRPTTRVCHASQDVDAPPFRPPVRVARFVKDPARWAATPVFRRKLHDRLAEKIAAIAAWPATAPIRMNPEVSAAKAVVASGVVFAHAGELFGELGISDRVALYQVIQPYPLHAAFIDHLLETYEEILVLEESAPVIEMQVADRRRVRGRLTGVVPGTGELLPEIVERLLSRFAGLPVPGGPLPVQGGGRRPTLCPGCAHRSSFYAIRKAAPAGIYPSDIGCYTLGINLGAVDTVLCMGAAVSQAAGFDYAHRLSGKPVDIVATIGDSTFYHSGIPPLIDAVVQGARFVLVILDNGTTAMTGNQPTPGTGIGVGGETTAAVDMEGLVRACGVRFCRVANPDRLPEFVALLKEALVHAHERGVAVVIARQPCAMVARAAGGTSPGAIVVTGECTGCRHCVDRFECPALVFDEASNRVRVDEMICTGCGVCVHVCPVGAIRTRSAGEKRP
- a CDS encoding indolepyruvate oxidoreductase, which gives rise to MNSDVGKPPIIRQQIVLSGVGGQGVLFLSRLLAEAAIAGGFPVLTSETHGMAQRGGVVVSHVKVGGFESPLVRTGRADLLLVLKEGNVVLHREFLADGGALVVNAPVLTDPDSRVRVHPIDADALAFSAGTPHAVNLVLLGFALARIGGGTVGGFFCTAAEIREALSRRQGGGGSRLAASLSALDLGITHGT